One window of the Pieris brassicae chromosome Z, ilPieBrab1.1, whole genome shotgun sequence genome contains the following:
- the LOC123718625 gene encoding uncharacterized protein LOC123718625: MLRFYFVFNLLLNFCVIYVKTRQASLHPVLVARSSLDWMPSRVNSLYSDVGAWSGKFRPVMDEMESDEALRFYQFLNYLDGGSFGTGPIDEFVDAMNRLATYMKQQNSRETQVRGMRELEAINGEKGNSIKTVLEISTVIMRKKRKFFCTGEVKEPIVNNKIICKDRILLPIAGTSCRDAIMYWHPDLTEEHYCVGALESKSPVHIMDIEGEMFCKGDDYSKREYLLACDFYEDQESPVADLLQYYPDPDPEISPKLFS; encoded by the exons ATGTtgagattttattttgtttttaatttacttttaaacttTTGTGTGATTTATGTTAAAACTCGTCAAGCATCCTTG CATCCCGTTTTGGTAGCTCGTTCGTCATTAGACTGGATGCCAAGTCGCGTTAATTCTCTCTATTCTGATGTTGGAGCTTGGAGCGGAAAATTT cGACCAGTCATGGATGAAATGGAATCTGATGAAGCGTTACGTTTCTATcagtttttgaattatttagatGGTGGTAGTTTTGGTACAG ggCCTATTGATGAATTTGTGGATGCCATGAACCGATTAGCTACCTACATGAAGCAGCAAAATAGTAGGGAAACCCAAGTTCGAGGTATGCGGGAGCTCGAAGCTATAAATGGAGAGAAAG GTAACAGCATCAAAACCGTTTTGGAGATAAGCACGGTTATAATGCGTAAAAAGAGGAAGTTCTTTTGTACTGGTGAAGTAAAGGAACCTATTGTGAATAATAAGATTATATGCAAGGATCGAATACTACTTCCGATCGCTGGTACATCTTGTAGAGATGCGATTATGTACTGGCACCCTGATTTGACGGAGGAGCATTATTGTGTTGGTGCCCTGGAGTCTAAAAGCCCTGTCCATATAATGGACATtgaag GAGAGATGTTTTGCAAAGGTGACGACTATTCAAAGAGAGAGTATTTGCTGGCCTGTGATTTTTATGAAGATCAGGAATCTCCTGTTGCTGATTTACTACAGTATTATCCAGACCCGGACCCAGAAATTAGTCCTAAgctatttagttaa
- the LOC123718926 gene encoding transmembrane protein 9B-like isoform X2, with protein sequence MYSLREKSTMSGVTSTPGGVTSTCDAVILPLVSDEIRQNAQIFCPRCDCTYESRNTTIIMVVVIMVLCVLMLLSAYFIFLSILGPLAVDRKLYVHVINDEAQRPLMHDDSD encoded by the exons ATGTATTCGTTGCGTGAGAAAAGCACCATGtctggggtcaccagtacACCAGGTGGGGTTACCAG TACTTGTGATGCTGTTATTTTACCACTTGTGAGTGATGAAATAAGACAAAATGCTCAAATATTCTGTCCTAGATGTGATTGTACTTATGAATCTAGAAACACAACTATTATTATG gttGTAGTAATAATGGTTTTGTGTGTTTTAATGCTGTTGTctgcatattttatattcctgTCAATACTTGGTCCTCTTGCTGTTGATAGAAAGCTCTACGTACATGTAATCAATGATGAG GCCCAGAGACCTTTGATGCATGATGATAGTGATTAG
- the LOC123718580 gene encoding locomotion-related protein Hikaru genki, protein MRICLWLLICAPILILIYGDTTERNDDYKCTLPELTLDDLNLDMKQFLENFAKVKEIKFPISFGPLPEKYICKLKCVDGYWVGPLCSSSPDGRFKTLLKECTYNNDFPLLSVSYKNSSIENDTNFPHNTTITARCKYFGMYKLKGENEIRCENGEWDPKFPECVPTTVITNFTGDAPPTVRYEVASGSAIVQPTGEVYVYPESTIWLDCMSLRTAGEPEWTWTHSMENYKTGWINELDNIFRITLPKLGARFAETFTCATPAGTTNKISIRVVSVSCNPLATSSPPLRLYTTGNKLGNTAHFSCEPGYHLSGSPQLHCMGNGHWSSLPPTCDETFCPFFTSLNPHLSIIEHNSSFGGRAVFTCSWGYRLVGAPGLECEHDGQWSGDMPQCIPIYCPDPIIPEHGQLLTKTRSKDGKYPVGDLLIYTCDTGYQVLGEASIVCTENGFWSHPPPFCLPPAEIKNPDTIYIENTTLVHVDNAY, encoded by the exons ATGCGCATATGCCTTTGGCTTTTAATATGCGcaccaattttaattttgatctATGGCGATACAACTGAACGTAACG ATGATTACAAGTGTACACTTCCGGAGCTCACGCTAGACGACTTGAATTTAgatatgaaacaatttttggAAAATTTCGCAAAAGTTAAAGAG ataaaatttcCAATATCGTTTGGACCACTACCggagaaatatatttgtaaattgaaatgTGTGGATGGATATTGGGTAGGCCCTCTGTGTTCAAGTTCACCag ATGGCAGATTTAAGACTCTCCTGAAAGAATGCACTTACAATAATGATTTTCCGCTATTATCAGTTTCGTATAAAAATTCTTCTATTGAG AATGATACAAACTTTCCGCATAACACAACTATTACTGCAAGGTGCAAATACTTCGGCATGTATAAACTAAAGGGGGAGAATGAAATACGCTGTGAAAATGGCGAGTGGGATCCGAAATTTCCTGAATGCGTACCAACCACAGTCATAACAAACTTCACAG GCGATGCTCCACCGACAGTAAGGTATGAGGTAGCAAGTGGTTCCGCTATTGTACAACCTACTGGTGAAGTGTATGTTTACCCTGAGAGCACCATATGGCTTGATTGTATGTCACTGAGAACCGCTGGCGAACCAGAATGGACATGGACTCATAGTATGGAGAACTATAAAACag GATGGATCAATGAACTAGACAATATATTTCGTATTACTCTGCCTAAGCTTGGCGCTCGTTTTGCTGAAACATTTACCTGCGCTACACCAGCTGGAACTACAAACAAGATATCTATCAGAGTTGTTA GTGTTAGTTGCAATCCTTTAGCAACATCGTCACCTCCATTGAGACTGTATACTACGGGCAATAAGCTTGGCAATACTGCTCATTTTAGTTGTGAACCTGGCTACCATCTCAGTGGATCCCCTCAACTCCATTGTATGGGAAACG GTCATTGGTCTTCTTTACCACCCACTTGTGATGAGACTTTCTGTCCATTCTTCACGTCCCTCAATCCTCACTTAAGTATCATTGAACACAATTCTTCATTCGGAGGAAGAGCTGTGTTCACTTGCTCCTGGGGATACCGACTCGTTGGAGCTCCAGGATTAGAATGTGAGCATGATGGCCAATGGTCTGGGGATATGCCACAATGCATAC CGATATACTGCCCTGATCCTATCATACCGGAACATGGACAACTTTTGACGAAAACTAGATCAAAAGACGGAAAATATCCCGTGGGTGACCTCTTAATCTATACCTGTGATACTGGTTATCAAGTTTTAGGTGAAGCCTCCATCGTGTGCACAGAAAATGGCTTTTGGTCCCACCCACCGCCGTTTTGCCTACCACCCGCGGAAATTAAAAATCCAGatactatttatatagaaaataccACTTTAGTTCATGTTGACAATGCCTATTGA
- the LOC123718925 gene encoding uncharacterized protein CG1161-like, which translates to MMISMKQLILVIPVLVFFSPVSGSYDDKRCKCVCPRPAALNSTIGSDRTLYIGNVPPNKCNCDGIILPRVGELIKGREQEFCPQCECIYENRNTTIIQVVVIIVVWVIMLLVAYMGFLICLDPLINKRAKASYQEHTNEDDEGTLGGPSQQMGARGNVLNRVTHQQDKWKRQVREQRRNIYDRHTMLN; encoded by the exons atgatgatTTCAATGAAACAGCTAATTCTAGTAATTCCAGTACTTGTCTTTTTTAGTCCAGTTTCT GGGTCGTATGATGACAAACGATGCAAATGTGTTTGTCCACGGCCAGCAGCACTAAACAGCACTATTGGTTCCGATCGTACCCTTTATATTGGAAATGTGCCACCTAACAAATG TAATTGTGATGGAATCATTCTTCCCCGTGTTGGAGAGTTGATTAAAGGACGTGAACAAGAATTCTGTCCACAATGTGAATGCATTTATGAGAATAGAAACACAACAATAATTCAG GTTGTTGTTATTATAGTTGTATGGGTGATAATGTTACTTGTGGCATACATGGGATTCTTAATCTGTCTTGACCCTTTAATAAACAAGAGAGCTAAGGCATCATACCAGGAACATACAAATGAAGat GATGAGGGTACACTTGGTGGGCCATCTCAACAGATGGGTGCTCGTGGCAATGTTCTCAACCGTGTCACCCATCAACAAGACAAATGGAAGAGACAAGTTCGCGAACAGAGGCGTAATATTTATGATAGACATACCATGTTGAATTAG
- the LOC123718926 gene encoding transmembrane protein 9B-like isoform X1, which yields MFTKLVVLICFGFSPSILAQFYEDQRCRCVCPSQSAFLNKTVKGSDRKLYIAFVPPNKCTCDAVILPLVSDEIRQNAQIFCPRCDCTYESRNTTIIMVVVIMVLCVLMLLSAYFIFLSILGPLAVDRKLYVHVINDEAQRPLMHDDSD from the exons ATGTTTACTAAATTAGTCGTGTTAATTTGTTTCGGATTTTCTCCATCTATTTTG gcACAATTTTATGAAGACCAAAGATGTCGTTGTGTCTGTCCTAGTCAATCAGCTTTTTTAAACAAGACCGTTAAAGGATCTGATAGAAAACTATATATTGCATTTGTACCACCCAATAAATG TACTTGTGATGCTGTTATTTTACCACTTGTGAGTGATGAAATAAGACAAAATGCTCAAATATTCTGTCCTAGATGTGATTGTACTTATGAATCTAGAAACACAACTATTATTATG gttGTAGTAATAATGGTTTTGTGTGTTTTAATGCTGTTGTctgcatattttatattcctgTCAATACTTGGTCCTCTTGCTGTTGATAGAAAGCTCTACGTACATGTAATCAATGATGAG GCCCAGAGACCTTTGATGCATGATGATAGTGATTAG